Proteins encoded by one window of Nomascus leucogenys isolate Asia chromosome 19, Asia_NLE_v1, whole genome shotgun sequence:
- the RANGRF gene encoding ran guanine nucleotide release factor isoform X1 — MEPTRDCPLFGGAFSAILPTGAIDVSDLRPVPDNQEVFCHPVTDQSLIVELLELQAHVRGEAAARYHFEDVGGVQGARAVHVESVQPLSLENLALRGCCQEAWVLSGRQQIAKENQQVAKDVTLHQALLRLPQYQTDLLLTFNQPPPDNRSSLGPENLSPAPWSLGDFEQLVTSLTLHDPNIFGPQ; from the exons ATGGAGCCCACGAGAGACTGCCCGCTGTTCGGGGGCGCCTTTTCCGCCATCCTCCCCACGGGGGCCATTGACGTAAG CGATCTCCGACCAGTCCCGGACAATCAAGAAGTTTTCTGCCATCCCGTGACGGACCAGAGCCTGATCGTGGAACTTCTCGAGCTGCAGGCCCACGTGCGGGGCGAAGCGGCTGCGCG GTACCACTTTGAGGATGTTGGTGGCGTGCAGGGGGCTAGGGCTGTCCATGTGGAGTCTGTTCAGCCTCTCAGTTTGGAGAACCTGGCCCTGAGGGGCTGCTGTCAAGAAGCCTGGGTCCTCTCTGGCAGGCAGCAGATAGCTAAGGAAAACCAGCAG GTAGCAAAGGACGTGACACTTCATCAGGCCTTGCTGAGGCTGCCCCAGTACCAGACTGATCTCTTGCTCACCTTCAATCAGCCCCC TCCTGACAACAGGTCATCTCTTGGCCCTGAAAATCTGTCACCTGCACCCTGGAGCCTGGGTGACTTTGAACAGCTGGTGACCAGTCTGACCCTTCATGATCCCAACATCTTTGGTCCCCAGTAA
- the SLC25A35 gene encoding solute carrier family 25 member 35 — protein sequence MDFLMSGLAACGACVFTNPLEVVKTRMQLQGELQAPGTYQRHYRNVFHAFITIGKVDGLAALQKGLAPALLYQFLMNGIRLGTYGLAEAGGYLHTAEGTHSPARSAAAGAMAGVMGAYLGSPIYMVKTHLQAQAASEIAVGHQYKHQGMFQALTEIGQKHGLVGLWRGALGGLPRVIVGSSTQLCTFSSTKDLLSQWEIFPPQSWKLALVAAMMSGIAVVLAMAPFDVACTRLYNQPTDAQGKGLMYRGILDALLQTARTEGIFGMYKGIGASYFRLGPHTILSLFFWDQLRSLYYTYTK from the exons ATGGACTTCTTGATGAGTGGCCTGGCAGCCTGCGGGGCCTGTGTATTCACCAATCCCCTGGAGGTGGTGAAGACCAGGATGCAGTTGCAGGGAGAACTGCAGGCCCCTGGCACATACCAGCGGCACTACCGAAATGTCTTCCATGCCTTCATCACCATCGGCAAGGTGGATGGCCTGGCTGCCCTGCAGAAAGGCCTGGCCCCTGCCCTCTTATACCAGTTCCTGATGAATGGCATCCGACTGGGCACCTAtgggctggctgaggctgggggctACCTGCACACAGCTGAAGGCACCCACAGTCCTGCCCGCAGCGCAGCAGCTGGGGCCATGGCTGGGGTCATGGGAGCCTACTTGGGGAGCCCCATCTACATG GTGAAGACACACCTGCAGGCACAGGCAGCCTCAGAAATTGCTGTAGGGCACCAGTATAAGCATCAG GGCATGTTTCAGGCGCTAACCGAGATTGGCCAGAAACATGGTCTGGTGGGGTTATGGCGTGGGGCTCTGGGCGGCCTGCCCCGAGTTATCGTCGGTTCCTCCACCCAGCTGTGCACCTTCTCATCCACCAAGGACCTCCTGAGCCAGTGGGAG ATCTTTCCTCCCCAGAGCTGGAAGTTGGCGCTGGTGGCTGCCATGATGAGTGGCATTGCAGTTGTCTTGGCCATGGCACCCTTTGATGTGGCCTGCACAAGGCTCTACAACCAGCCCACAGATGCACAGGGCAAG GGCCTCATGTACCGGGGGATACTGGACGCTCTGCTGCAGACAGCTCGGACCGAGGGCATTTTTGGCATGTACAAGGGTATAGGTGCCTCCTACTTCCGCCTCGGCCCCCACaccatcctctccctcttcttctggGACCAGCTGCGCTCCCTCTACTACACATACACTAAATAA
- the RANGRF gene encoding ran guanine nucleotide release factor isoform X2, whose protein sequence is MEPTRDCPLFGGAFSAILPTGAIDVSDLRPVPDNQEVFCHPVTDQSLIVELLELQAHVRGEAAARYHFEDVGGVQGARAVHVESVQPLSLENLALRGCCQEAWVLSGRQQIAKENQQS, encoded by the exons ATGGAGCCCACGAGAGACTGCCCGCTGTTCGGGGGCGCCTTTTCCGCCATCCTCCCCACGGGGGCCATTGACGTAAG CGATCTCCGACCAGTCCCGGACAATCAAGAAGTTTTCTGCCATCCCGTGACGGACCAGAGCCTGATCGTGGAACTTCTCGAGCTGCAGGCCCACGTGCGGGGCGAAGCGGCTGCGCG GTACCACTTTGAGGATGTTGGTGGCGTGCAGGGGGCTAGGGCTGTCCATGTGGAGTCTGTTCAGCCTCTCAGTTTGGAGAACCTGGCCCTGAGGGGCTGCTGTCAAGAAGCCTGGGTCCTCTCTGGCAGGCAGCAGATAGCTAAGGAAAACCAGCAG TCCTGA